A segment of the bacterium genome:
CCGCCAACCCGTCACGCGGGCCGAAGTCGATGTCGTACGAGGCGTGCAATCGGTGCATCATCTAATAAAATTGCAGGACCGGCGGCTGATCCGGGAGGTCGGCCGGAAGCCCGGGCCGGGACGGCCGATCCTGTACGGAACCACGGAGGGCTTCTTGCGGTACTTCGGTCTGAGGGATCTCGCGTCGCTGCCGGCGTCCGGGAACGGCGCGGGAGCGCCCACGCTGCCCGCACCAACAGAAGCGGAGCCATGATGCGTCGTCCAAAGGTCGCCGCCCCGAGCCAGATCGCGGCGCTCGCGCTGTGCGCGGCGCTCGCCCTGAGCGTGGCGGGCGTATCGGCCGGGCCGGTCGCGCCGCTTGCCAATCGTCCGTGGGACGTCCCTTCGATCCGCCACCAGGTCACCGCGACAACACCGGTGCGCCTCACCGCCACGGCCGCGATTCTCGTCGACGGACGTTCCGGTCAGGTACTCTACGGCCGCAATCCGCATCTCATCTGGCCGCCCGCGAGCACAACGAAGATCATGACCGCCCTCGTCGCCGTGCAGTCTACACCCCTCAACACGCTGATCACCATCAGCCCGCAGGTGGCGCGCTTCCGCGACGGATCCGTTGTCGGTTTGCCCGAAGGCGCCCGCATTCCGCTGCACGACCTGCTGTACGCGCTGTTGTTGCCGTCGGGCAACGATGTCGCTCTGGCCATCGCCGAGGGCACCGCGGGAACCGTCAGCGCGTTCGTCGCCAGGATGAACGCGGAAGCGCGGCGGCTCGGCGCGACCCAGACGCACTTCGGGTCGCCGCACGGCCTGTACACGCCCGACAACTACACGACCGCCTACGACCTCACGGTGATCACGCGGGCGGCGATGCGCAACCCGACGATCGCGGAGATTGTACGCACGAAAAGGTGGACGTTCCATCCGGCGGGCTTTGCCCCGCGCGTCCTCTATAACCACAACAAGTTGCTCTCGCGCTACCCCGGCGCCGACGGCGTCAAGACCGGCTACGTCGACGAGGCCGGCCTCACGTTCGTCGCGTCCGCGACACACGGCGGCTGGCGCCTCATCACCGTTCTGCTGCACACGCGCGACATGTACGGCGACTCCGCGCGCCTCCTCTCGTACGGTTTCGCGCACTTCCGCCCCACGACGCTCGCGCGCGCGGGCGAGAACATCGCCGTGGTCGAGCTGCCGGCGTCGAAGGAGCCGGTGGTCGGCATCGTCGCGAGCGACGTCACGGTCGACACGGCGCCTGGGGAGGATGTGGTGCGGCGCGTGTCCCTGGCCGGCGGCCTGAACGCGCCGCTCCGGCGGGGGGACCGCATCGGCGAGGTCGAGTTCTCGGCCGGCGGCCGCCTGGTCGGTGTGTCGCCGCTCGTCGCCGCGCACGACGTGGGACCGGAGCGCACCGACCTCGAACAGTTCGTCGACTGGATCGGACACGCGCTCGGACACTTCATCGGAGCCGTGACCCTCTAAGACACACTTGCACGGTGGGGATTGGCCGACTCCGCCTGGGTGCTGCGAAGTCTGCTCTTCGTCCCGGGGCACCGCCGTGACATGATCCAGAAGGCGGCGGGCACCGCGGCCGACGCGGTGATTCTGGACCTCGAAGACGGGGTCGCGCCGGCCGAGAAAGAGACCGCGCGCGGCGCCGTAGCTGCCGCGCTCCTCGATCCGCTGCCCGAGCGCCTCGTCGTCCTCGTTCGCGTCAACAGCACCGGGTCGGGCCTCCTGGACGCCGACCTGCGCGCGGCCGGGCGCGCCCGGACGAACGGCGTCTGCCTGCCGAAATGCGAGACGCCCGCCGACGTGCAGAGTCTTTCGGCGCGCCTGCTGGCCGTGGAAGACCGCCTCGGCGCTCCGCGCGGCCGCCTGCGAATCCTCGCCCTCGTCGAGACCGCGCGCGGCGTCCTCAACGCCGCCGCGATCGCGAGAGAGTCGCCGCGGGTCTGGGGCGTCGTCTTCGGAGCGGAGGACTTCACGGCGGACGCGGGGCTGCCGCGCACGCGCGAAGGCGGCGAACTGGCCCCCGCACGCGCGGCGGTCGGCCTGGCGGCGCACGCCGCGGGCGTGGACGCGATCGACGGCATCTTCGCCGATTTCCGCGACGAAGCGGGATTGGTCGCCGATACGGCGGCGGCGCGCCGTCTGGGGTACACCGGCAAGACCGTCATCCACCCCGCGCAGATCGCGCCCGTTCACCGCGTCCTGGCCCCGGCGGCGGACGAGATCGCGAAAGCCCGCCGGATCGTCGACGCCTTCGAGCGCGCGGAGGCGGCCGGATCGGGCATCGTGGTGGTGGACAACGCGATGGTGGACCGGCCGGTCGCGGTGCGCGCGCAGCACGTGCTCGCGCGGGCGGCTCGAGGCGGCGGGTAGATGCGGCCGCGGCTGTACCGGTCGCGGACCGACTACTGGATCGCGGGCGTCTGCGGCGGGCTCGGGCGGTACTTCGGTGTCGACAGCAATCCGATCCGGCTCGGGTTCGTGGTCCTCGCCGCCTGGAACGGCCTCGGGGTGCTGCTGTACCTCGTGACGGTCGTGATCGTGCCGGAGGAACCCCTCGGAGAGACGCCCGTGGGCGCGCCGGTCCCGCCGCCCCCGCCGCTGCTGGGACCTCCCGCCCACGAAGGACGCCGGATGCGGATGCTGGGTTGGCTCCTCATCCTGGGCGGCGCGTATCTCTTGCTCCGGAATTTTCACCTGCTGTCGATTCCGGTCGTGCAGGACCAGGTGTTCCCGGTGCTGTTGATTCTCGGTGGACTCGTGCTGTTGCTGATGCGCGATTCTCGGCGCTAGGGTCGCGAAGGAATGGGCCGTCCCAGAAAATCGCGGCACCACACCAGGTCGAGCGTGCGCACGACGACGCCGCGCCGGACGACCGGAACGGTCGGGCCGCGCTCGACGGCGCCGCAGCCCTGCCGCAGATCGACGTCGCGTCGGTACCGGCCGTCCTGAATGAACAGGCCGTCCCGGCCGCGCAGATCGCCGAGGCGCGTCCAGTACCGGTACTCGTCGTTGCCGGTCACGGAGGCCGCAAGATACCGCCCGCCGGTGCCGAAGTCGAACTGCGCAAGCACCTGGTAGCGGTCGCTCGCGATGAAGAACGGGCCGTGCGCGTCACGGCGGGCCACGGCGGCGATCGTCGGCGCCGCGGAGCGCCACCCGTAATAGTCCACGGTCGGATCGAGCCGCGGCGGGAGGAGTACGCCGGAGATCACCGGCAGCGCGTGGGTCAACACGGTCACCAGGACGGCGGACGCAACGCCCGCGCCGACCCCAAACCGCCACACCGGCGGCCGCGCGGACCAGGGCCGCTCGGTAACGAGCGCGGCTAGCGCGATCGTCGCGGTCATGTAGCCCGGTGCGGCCCAGTGCCCCTTCGCGGCGCCGACGAGGCTGGCCGCGGTGACGCCCGCGATCACGGGGATGCCGGCGGCCGCGAGAAACAGCCAGCCCGGCGCCGACGCGTCCGCGCCGAACCCTCGGCGCCAGGACACGACGAGCGCCCAGACGAGCCAGGGAAAGAGGAGGGGAGCGAGATAGATGAACTGCAGCCCGAGGAAGACCGGCGCGTTGGGGCCGGCGGACCAGCCGGGTCGGCCCCGCAGTGTGAACGAAAACGACGCCCACTGGTGGGTGGCATTCCACCACACGACCGGCGCAAACAGCAGAGCCGCGATCGCGAGCCCGGCGTACGGCTCGGGCCGCCGCAGCCACCGCCGATAGGGGGAAGCGGCGAGCCAGAGCGCCGCCGACAGCGGCAGCGCGGCTGCCGTGTACTTGCTGTCGAGCGCGAGCCCGAGCCAGACGCCGGCGTACAGCCAGGGGCGCACGCCCGTGTTGATTTCAGGGTGGCCGGCCGCGGGTAGGCCGGCGCCGCGGGCCGCCCGCCACGTCCACAACAGGGTGAGCACCCAGGCAAGGCCGAGCGGACCGTCCGGCACGGCGAGCAGGCCGCCGGCGGCGAAGACGGGGATGACGTTGAGCAGCGCGACCGCCACGGTCGCGGCGTCGCCACGGCCTGAGACCTCGCGCGCGAGGACCCAAAGCGCGAGCGAGGTGATCCCGAACAGCGCCACGGCGACGAAGTGCACGGCGAAGGCGGTGTTGCCGAAGACCGCGGTGCTCGCGTGAATCAGCCAGGCGATCGCCGGCGGCTGGTCGAGGTAGCCCGGGGCGAGATGCCGGGACCACTCCCAATAGAACGTCTCGTCGTCCCCGAGAGGCAGGACGGCCGCGATCGCGAGCCGGAGCAGCGTGAGCGCGGCCACCCCGGCGATGACCGCACGCGGAATCTTCCCACGGTCCCGTTCGGCCATTTCGCGTACGATGGTACCGTCGCCCCGGCCGGCGCGTCAACGCCGGCGCTTTGTTTACGCGGTTGCGAGCCGGTCCGCCGCAGGCGGTCGGCCCGCGAGGCGTTCGCCGCGAGGCCGACGAAGTCGTGGCGTGTGGCGGGAAAGGGCAAAGACATCGCGGTGGCGATCGACGGTCCGATGGGCTCGGGAAAGAGCACGATCGCCCGCGAAGTCGCGCGCCGGCTCGGATACCGCCACGTCGACACCGGCGCGATGTACCGCGCCGTTGCCGCGGCGGCCCTGCGGCACGCTGTCTCGCCCGACGATGAGGCGGCCCTCACCGCGCTCGCGGGCCGCGTCCGCGTCGAGCCGGGCACGGGGGGCGGCGCGCGCGTCTATGTGGACGGCGAGGACGTGACGCCGGCCCTCCGCACGGTCGAGGTCAATCGCATCGTGAGCCGCGTCGCCCGCGTCGCGGGCGTCCGCGCGGCGCTGCGCGATAGGCAGCGGGCGCTCGGCGCCGCCGGCGGCGTGGTGATGGAGGGACGCGACATCGGCTCGGTCATTCTCCCGGACGCCGACGTCAAAGTATATCTCACCGCCTCCGAATCGGCGCGCGCGCGCCGGCGCCAGGCGGAACTCGCCGCCTTCGGTGAGATGGTCCCGCTCGAGGAGGTCCGCCGCATCGAGGCGGAGGACGACCGCGCGGCCACGACGCGGGCCGTGGCCCCGCTCGTTGTGGCGCCGGACGCCGCGGTGATCGACAGCACCGACCTGGGGGTCGACGAAGTAGTGGCGAAGATCATGGCGCTGGTGGACCGCGCGCGTGGTCTATAGGATCTCCAAAGCTCTACTGCGCATCATCCTGGGTGTGTTGTTCGGGTTTCGGGTGGACGGCCGCGAACACGAGCCGGCCGCCGGGCCCGTCGTCGTCGTGAGCAACCACCTGAGCGATCTCGACCCGCTCGTGGTCGGGGCGGCGCTGCGACGCCGCGTGGCCTTCATGGCGAAGCACGAACTCTTCCGCGTCCCCGGCGTGCGCTGGTGGATCACGAAGTGCGGCGCGTTTCCGGTGCGGCGCGGCACCGCCGACCGGCACGCGCTGCGGACCGCGCTCGAGATCTTGCAGAACGGCGGGGTGCTCGTCATGTTTCCGGAGGGCACGCGCGGACGGGACCGCGCGCTCCGGGAGCCCGAGCCGGGCGCCGCGCTGCTGGCCCGCCGAACCGGGGCGGCGCTGCTGCCGGTCGCCGTGCTCGGGACGGACGTGGTGCTACCTCGGGACGCGCACCGGTTGCGGCGCGCGCGAATCGCGGTTCGGATCGGCCCGCCGCTCTACGTCACCCCGCCCGCGCAGGCCGGATCGGCCGCGGCCGGCGAGCGGGTCTCACGGGGCCGCGAGGAGCTCGACGCGATCGGACGGCTCTACATGACGGAGATCGCGCGCCTCTTGTCCTGAGCCGGCGGCCGTTCACGCGTCGTGCGGCAGCAGGCGCAGCGCGACGTCGGCGATGGCCGGATCGAAATGGCTACCGGCCCGCGCGGCGATGTACCTCCTGACCCGCTCG
Coding sequences within it:
- a CDS encoding D-alanyl-D-alanine carboxypeptidase family protein produces the protein MMRRPKVAAPSQIAALALCAALALSVAGVSAGPVAPLANRPWDVPSIRHQVTATTPVRLTATAAILVDGRSGQVLYGRNPHLIWPPASTTKIMTALVAVQSTPLNTLITISPQVARFRDGSVVGLPEGARIPLHDLLYALLLPSGNDVALAIAEGTAGTVSAFVARMNAEARRLGATQTHFGSPHGLYTPDNYTTAYDLTVITRAAMRNPTIAEIVRTKRWTFHPAGFAPRVLYNHNKLLSRYPGADGVKTGYVDEAGLTFVASATHGGWRLITVLLHTRDMYGDSARLLSYGFAHFRPTTLARAGENIAVVELPASKEPVVGIVASDVTVDTAPGEDVVRRVSLAGGLNAPLRRGDRIGEVEFSAGGRLVGVSPLVAAHDVGPERTDLEQFVDWIGHALGHFIGAVTL
- a CDS encoding CoA ester lyase; the encoded protein is MLRSLLFVPGHRRDMIQKAAGTAADAVILDLEDGVAPAEKETARGAVAAALLDPLPERLVVLVRVNSTGSGLLDADLRAAGRARTNGVCLPKCETPADVQSLSARLLAVEDRLGAPRGRLRILALVETARGVLNAAAIARESPRVWGVVFGAEDFTADAGLPRTREGGELAPARAAVGLAAHAAGVDAIDGIFADFRDEAGLVADTAAARRLGYTGKTVIHPAQIAPVHRVLAPAADEIAKARRIVDAFERAEAAGSGIVVVDNAMVDRPVAVRAQHVLARAARGGG
- a CDS encoding PspC domain-containing protein, which produces MRPRLYRSRTDYWIAGVCGGLGRYFGVDSNPIRLGFVVLAAWNGLGVLLYLVTVVIVPEEPLGETPVGAPVPPPPPLLGPPAHEGRRMRMLGWLLILGGAYLLLRNFHLLSIPVVQDQVFPVLLILGGLVLLLMRDSRR
- a CDS encoding glycosyltransferase family 39 protein; the protein is MAERDRGKIPRAVIAGVAALTLLRLAIAAVLPLGDDETFYWEWSRHLAPGYLDQPPAIAWLIHASTAVFGNTAFAVHFVAVALFGITSLALWVLAREVSGRGDAATVAVALLNVIPVFAAGGLLAVPDGPLGLAWVLTLLWTWRAARGAGLPAAGHPEINTGVRPWLYAGVWLGLALDSKYTAAALPLSAALWLAASPYRRWLRRPEPYAGLAIAALLFAPVVWWNATHQWASFSFTLRGRPGWSAGPNAPVFLGLQFIYLAPLLFPWLVWALVVSWRRGFGADASAPGWLFLAAAGIPVIAGVTAASLVGAAKGHWAAPGYMTATIALAALVTERPWSARPPVWRFGVGAGVASAVLVTVLTHALPVISGVLLPPRLDPTVDYYGWRSAAPTIAAVARRDAHGPFFIASDRYQVLAQFDFGTGGRYLAASVTGNDEYRYWTRLGDLRGRDGLFIQDGRYRRDVDLRQGCGAVERGPTVPVVRRGVVVRTLDLVWCRDFLGRPIPSRP
- the cmk gene encoding (d)CMP kinase is translated as MAGKGKDIAVAIDGPMGSGKSTIAREVARRLGYRHVDTGAMYRAVAAAALRHAVSPDDEAALTALAGRVRVEPGTGGGARVYVDGEDVTPALRTVEVNRIVSRVARVAGVRAALRDRQRALGAAGGVVMEGRDIGSVILPDADVKVYLTASESARARRRQAELAAFGEMVPLEEVRRIEAEDDRAATTRAVAPLVVAPDAAVIDSTDLGVDEVVAKIMALVDRARGL
- a CDS encoding lysophospholipid acyltransferase family protein; translation: MVYRISKALLRIILGVLFGFRVDGREHEPAAGPVVVVSNHLSDLDPLVVGAALRRRVAFMAKHELFRVPGVRWWITKCGAFPVRRGTADRHALRTALEILQNGGVLVMFPEGTRGRDRALREPEPGAALLARRTGAALLPVAVLGTDVVLPRDAHRLRRARIAVRIGPPLYVTPPAQAGSAAAGERVSRGREELDAIGRLYMTEIARLLS